The nucleotide window GGCGCCGCCGGCCAGGCCGCCGCGGACATTGGACGCAAGATCGCCAACTCGGCGACGGATCTGTTCTAGATACCCGCACGCCGGCGGATTTCAGAGCTCAGGAAAAGAGCATCACCCCACTTCAGTTGACCGGTTGGAGCCCAACGGTGGTGGTAGAAGTCGAACAGCTGATAGCCGAACATGGCGAGCCGCTCGAGAAGCGTCCAGCTCGTCGTCTGCTCCCGATACACTGACACGATATTGAATTCTGTAAATACCAGATCGATGCGAGACTCGGTCAGCAATCGAGTCGCCCCGCTCAACACGGCCT belongs to Candidatus Methylomirabilota bacterium and includes:
- a CDS encoding FkbM family methyltransferase — encoded protein: NSLLPLDPQLAPYLDYPVSTEGTVTVPTIDLDTFCSREGIDHLSILKLDVQGAEQAVLSGATRLLTESRIDLVFTEFNIVSVYREQTTSWTLLERLAMFGYQLFDFYHHRWAPTGQLKWGDALFLSSEIRRRAGI